ACGCACGCGCAGTGGATGTCCTCCTCGACGGTCACGGTGTGCTTGTCCGCGTCGTCGAGCAGGTACATCACGCCCGGCTCGAGCGGGTACGTCTCGCCGGTGTCGCGGTCGGTCAGCGTCCCCTTGCCCTGGTAGACGTACACGGCCTCGACGTGGTTGGCGTACCAGAAGTCGGACGACGTGCCGGCCTTGAGGATGGTGATGTGGAAGCTGAAGCCGACCTTGTCCTTGGCCAGGACCATGCGGCGGCTCTGCCAGTTGCCGTGGACGACGTCGTACTCGGTGCCGTCGAGGTCGTTGACGTTCACAACCTTCATGTGGATCCTCCTTCGGTAGTGGTGGTGGGGATGGAACTCAGGCGCCGGCTCGGGCGGGGGCGCCCAGGACCTCGCGTGCAGCGTCCTCGAGCAGGTCCAGGCCGTCGGCGAACTGATCTTCGGTGATGGTCAACGGCGGCATGATCTTGATGACCTCGTCGGAGGAGCCCGAGGTCTCGATGAGCAGCTTGCGCTGGAACGCGGCCGCGGCGATCTTGTCGGCGGCGTCGAGGTCGGCGAAGGCGACACCGGAGAGCAGACCGCGTCCACGGACCGCGCTGCCTTCCGCCAGCCCGGCGATGACCTCGAGACGTGTGTGCAGCTGCTCGGACCGCGCGGCGATGTTCTTCTCGAGCTCGTCATCGGCCCAGTACGTGCGCAGCGCCTTCGCGCCGGTGACGAAGGCCGGGTTGTGCCCGCGGAAGGTGCCGTTGTGCTCGCCGGGCTCCCAGTCGTCGATCTCCGGCTTGATCAGCGTCAGTGCCATCGGGAGACCGTAGCCCGAGATGGACTTGCTCAGGGTGATGATGTCCGGGTCGAGGCCGAAGTCCTCGAAGGAGAAGAACTTGCCGGTGCGGCCGCAGCCGGCCTGGACGTCGTCGACGATCAGCAGCACCTCGTGCTCGCGGCAGAGCTCCTGCAGCTCCTTGAGCCACTGGCCACGTGCGGCGTTGAGACCGCCCTCGCCCTGCACGGTCTCGACGATGACCGCGGCGGGACGGCTGTGGCCGGAGCTGCTGTCGGCCCAGATGCGCTTGAGCCAGGCGAAGTCGGACGTCTCGCCGTCGATGTAGTCGTCGTACGGGGCAGCCGTCGCGTGGTAGAGGGGGGTGCCGGCCCCGCTGCGCTTGAAGGCGTTCCCAGTCACGGCCAGGGAGCCCAACGTCATGCCGTGGAAGGCATTGGTGAAGGAGACGATGTCCTCGCGACCGGTTGCCTTGCGGGCGGTCTTCAGCGCGGTCTCGACGGCGTTGGTACCGGTGGGGCCGGGGAACTGGATCTTGTGGTTCATGCCCCGCGGGGTGAGGATCAGGTCGGTGAAGGTCTCGAGGAACTCACGCTTGGCCTTGGTGTACATGTCCATCGAGTGGGTGACGCCGTCGCCGGAGATGTACTCCAGGAGGACGTCCTTGAGGATGTCGTTGTTGTGCCCGTAGTTGAGGGCACCGGCACCGGAGAAGAAGTCGGTGTAGCGCTCTCCGTCCTCGGTGTACTGGTACGGGCCCTTCGCGGTGTTGAACACGACGGGCCAGTTGCGGCAGTAGCTGCGCACCTCGGACTCGCGTGTGGTGAAGATGTCGGTGGCGGGGTTGCTCATGGAAGGTCCTTCCTCGTCAGAGGCTCGGGAGTGGGGAAGTCGTCGGGGTGGGGGTCAGAACGGTCCGATGCGGTGCAGCACCTCCGGCTCGTGTCCCTCGTCGGGGAAGTGCTCGCGCACGAAGAGGTCGGCCTCCTGGTGGCTCGCGTCGCGCCTGCGGGCGAAGGCAGCGAACAGCGCACGGGAGGCGGCGTTGTCGTCGGTGATCGTCGTCTCGAGCGTGGTCATGCCCGGCACGGTGTCGGCGAGGTGGTCGAGCATCCGGCCGGCCAGTCCGTGCCCGCGCTGCTGGGCGTCGACGGCAACCTGCCACACCATCAGGGTGTGTGGTGCGTCGGGACGGATGTAACCGCTCACGAACCCGACGACCTCCTCGTCACGCACGGCCACGACGCTCGTCGTGGCGAAGTCCCGCGCCCACAACAGGTAGGCGTAGGAGGTGTTGAGATCGAGCGTCTGGGAGTCCTTGGCCACGCGCCACATGGCGCCACCGTCCGAGATGGTCGGCTGGCGCAGGACGAAGAGGGGCTCGTCGGAGGGCTTCTGGTCTTCTGCTGCGTCGGGGGTCACCTGTTTCAACCTAACGTGACCTGCGCACAGATCAAGTCGATGCCCGGCCGCCATGACGAAAGCCACCGCGCGCCAGCCGAATTCGACCGATCGTGAGACAGGCCACGCAGCCGGCCGGGTGGGCATTCACCGGGCCGTCCGCTGGTCGAGGCCGTGCCCCATCCTGCGCACGGCCTCGACGAGCACCTCCGGCGAGGCGGCGAAGTTCAGGCGGGCGTGGCCGCGACCCGCCCCGAAGGGCAGGCCCGAGTTCAGGGCGACGCGTCCGTGTCGGACGAAGTGGTCCGCCGGGTCGTCGCCGAGCCCGAGCGGCCGACAGTCCAGCCACGCGAGGTAGGTCGCCTGCCCCGGGCGCCAGCGCACGTCCGGCAGGTGGTGCGCCATCAGACCGCCGAGGAGGGACCGGTTCGCAGCAAGGTCCGAGACCAGGTCGGCCAGCCAGCCCTGGCCCTCGTCCATCGCCGCGATGTGTGCTCGTACGGCCACGTGGCTCGCGGTGTAGGCCAGGTCCGCGGGGACCCGACCGATCGCTGCGGACGCGCCGGGCCCGCCCACGACCGCCGCGGCCTTGAGACCGGCGAGATTCCACCCCTTCGCCGGCGAGATGACGCTCAGCGCCCCGGCCGCCTGCGGGATCGACAGGACCGGGGTGAACTGGGCCCCGGGCAAGACGAGCGGCGCATGGACCTCGTCGCTGATGATCGCCACGCCGTACCGCTCGGCGGCACGGGCCAGGTCGGTCAGCTCCTCCACGGTGGGGACGGTGCCGGTGGGGTTGTGCGGATTGGACAGCAGGACGGCGCCGCGACCGGGGGCGGAGGCGAACGCCGCCTCCAGTGCCGGCACGTCCAGACGGCCGTCGGCGGTCAGGGCGACGGGGACCCTCTGCCTGCCGTTCCCCGCCACCACGGAGTGGAACGGCGGGTAGACCGGCACTGTGATGTAGACGGGGTCCCCGGGATCCGTCATCGCGATGATCGCCCCCTTGACCCCACTCATGGCATCGGTGACCAACGCCATCCGGGAGGGGTCCGTCGGCGTGGACCATCGGGCGTACCACCGGGCCACCGCTTCGAGGTAGGGACCCGCGACGGGATAGCCGAGGTCCCCGTCGGCGACGACCCGTCGGATCTCGTCGGCGATGGGCGGTGCGGGCAGGACGTCCATCTCGGCGACCCACAACGGCAGGACGTCCGGGTCGTAGTGCTGCCACTTGATGCTGGTGCGCCGTCGACAGGTGGACTCGTCGTGGATGAGGACATGACGATGCATGTCCTCACTCTTCCACCGCCGACCACCACCTAGTCTGGGCAGGTGCGCACGTACGAGTGGTCCGGGTGGTCCGCGAGGGCCCCCCGGCGGGGGAGAGGGGCCTCTCGTGCGACCTGACGAGCCGACCCCTCCCGTCGACGACAGCGCGCCGGACGACGTCGGGACGAAGGGGGTGTCCCCGCCCGGTCGTCGAGCGGACGCCTCGATGACGCTGATCACCTCGATGCTCGAGCGTCCGCTGGACCCCGGCTACGCCGCTGCTGCCGAGAGGCGGGAAGCGGCCGGGCTACCGCGGTCCAGCGGGACGCGGCGCCCCATGCTGATCGCCTGGGTGCTCGTCATCGGCCTGATGATCGGCGTGAGCACAGCCAATCTGCGGGGCGACGACGGGGCACGTGGCGATGCGCGTGCACAGCTGATCGAGCAGATCGAGGACCGGCAGGAGGAGGTCGATGGCCACGACGAGCGGATCCGGGAGCTGCGGACGCAGATCAGCACGGCCACGGCCCTGCTCGACCCCGACCTCGCCGGAGACCGACACGTCGGGATCCGTGTCGCCAGTGGACTCGTCCCCGTCGAGGGGCCCGGCCTGCGCGTCACCCTCGACGACGCACCCGGCGCCGGCACCAGTGCCGACGGCGACCCGCGCACCGGGCTCAACGACGAGGGCCGGGTCCGCTCCAAGGACCTGCAGCTGATCACCAACGGCCTGTGGAGCGCCGGGGCGGAGGCGATCGCCGTCAACGGGCAACGGCTGACGTCCAGGACCGCCATCCGTTTCGCGGGCGAGGCGATCCTCGTCAACTTCCGTCCGCTGACCCGTCCGTACACGATCGAGGCGATCGGCGACCCCGAGCAGATGCAGACCACCTTCGCCGAGAGCGCGGCCGGGTCCTACCTGACCGGTCTGCGCAACAACTACGGCATCCTGACCACACTGACCACGCAGAACGACCTCGACCTGCCCAGCGCCACCAACATCCGCACCCACGCGGCGACGGCCATCCCCCCGGGGGCGACGCCGCCTGCGGTGACCCCCCGGAAGAAGGAGACCCCATGATCCCCGCATTCGGTCTGGTGGTCGGGATCGTCCTCGGCCTCATCCTCCAGCCCGATGTCCCCGTGTGGATGCAGCCATACCTTCCGATCGCGGTCATCGCCGCCCTCGACGCCGTCTTCGGCGCCGTGAGGGCCACGCTGGACGGCATCTTCAACGACAAGGTCTTCGTCGTCAGCTTCCTGTCGAACGTGCTCGTGGCCGCATTCATCGTCTTCCTGGGCGACCAGCTCGGTGTGGGCTCGCAGATGTCGACCGGCGTCGTCGTCATCCTCGGCGTACGCATCTTCTCCAACGTGGCGTCCATCCGGCGGCACCTCTTCAGGGCATGAGCGACGACGTGACCGACAGCGAGGTGCCTGACCCGCAGACGCCGGTGGGCGGTGACGACGTGCCCCCGAAGGGGTCGAAGGTGCCCTCGGGCGGCCCAGCGGACAACGGCACGAAGGTCTCATGGCGACGGGTCTACCGGATGGCACGGCCGCGCGTGACGCGGGCCAACGTCTTCGCGCTCCTGCTGGCCTCGTTGCTGGGCTTCGCCCTGGCCACCCAGGTGCGGCAGACGCAGGCACAGGGCCTGGAGGACCTGCGCCAGGACGAGCTCGTGCGCATCCTCGACGACGTCACCCAGAACGGCAGTCGTCTCGACGACGAGATCGCCGAGCTCGAGGAGACGCGGGACCGCCTCGCCGACAGCGAGGGCAACTCGCCCGAGGCGCTCGCTGCCGCG
The DNA window shown above is from Janibacter sp. A1S7 and carries:
- the ectB gene encoding diaminobutyrate--2-oxoglutarate transaminase; amino-acid sequence: MSNPATDIFTTRESEVRSYCRNWPVVFNTAKGPYQYTEDGERYTDFFSGAGALNYGHNNDILKDVLLEYISGDGVTHSMDMYTKAKREFLETFTDLILTPRGMNHKIQFPGPTGTNAVETALKTARKATGREDIVSFTNAFHGMTLGSLAVTGNAFKRSGAGTPLYHATAAPYDDYIDGETSDFAWLKRIWADSSSGHSRPAAVIVETVQGEGGLNAARGQWLKELQELCREHEVLLIVDDVQAGCGRTGKFFSFEDFGLDPDIITLSKSISGYGLPMALTLIKPEIDDWEPGEHNGTFRGHNPAFVTGAKALRTYWADDELEKNIAARSEQLHTRLEVIAGLAEGSAVRGRGLLSGVAFADLDAADKIAAAAFQRKLLIETSGSSDEVIKIMPPLTITEDQFADGLDLLEDAAREVLGAPARAGA
- a CDS encoding MalY/PatB family protein, which encodes MHRHVLIHDESTCRRRTSIKWQHYDPDVLPLWVAEMDVLPAPPIADEIRRVVADGDLGYPVAGPYLEAVARWYARWSTPTDPSRMALVTDAMSGVKGAIIAMTDPGDPVYITVPVYPPFHSVVAGNGRQRVPVALTADGRLDVPALEAAFASAPGRGAVLLSNPHNPTGTVPTVEELTDLARAAERYGVAIISDEVHAPLVLPGAQFTPVLSIPQAAGALSVISPAKGWNLAGLKAAAVVGGPGASAAIGRVPADLAYTASHVAVRAHIAAMDEGQGWLADLVSDLAANRSLLGGLMAHHLPDVRWRPGQATYLAWLDCRPLGLGDDPADHFVRHGRVALNSGLPFGAGRGHARLNFAASPEVLVEAVRRMGHGLDQRTAR
- a CDS encoding DUF881 domain-containing protein; the protein is MRPDEPTPPVDDSAPDDVGTKGVSPPGRRADASMTLITSMLERPLDPGYAAAAERREAAGLPRSSGTRRPMLIAWVLVIGLMIGVSTANLRGDDGARGDARAQLIEQIEDRQEEVDGHDERIRELRTQISTATALLDPDLAGDRHVGIRVASGLVPVEGPGLRVTLDDAPGAGTSADGDPRTGLNDEGRVRSKDLQLITNGLWSAGAEAIAVNGQRLTSRTAIRFAGEAILVNFRPLTRPYTIEAIGDPEQMQTTFAESAAGSYLTGLRNNYGILTTLTTQNDLDLPSATNIRTHAATAIPPGATPPAVTPRKKETP
- a CDS encoding small basic family protein, which translates into the protein MIPAFGLVVGIVLGLILQPDVPVWMQPYLPIAVIAALDAVFGAVRATLDGIFNDKVFVVSFLSNVLVAAFIVFLGDQLGVGSQMSTGVVVILGVRIFSNVASIRRHLFRA
- a CDS encoding ectoine synthase; amino-acid sequence: MKVVNVNDLDGTEYDVVHGNWQSRRMVLAKDKVGFSFHITILKAGTSSDFWYANHVEAVYVYQGKGTLTDRDTGETYPLEPGVMYLLDDADKHTVTVEEDIHCACVFNPPVTGREVHDENGVYPVLTED
- the ectA gene encoding diaminobutyrate acetyltransferase → MWRVAKDSQTLDLNTSYAYLLWARDFATTSVVAVRDEEVVGFVSGYIRPDAPHTLMVWQVAVDAQQRGHGLAGRMLDHLADTVPGMTTLETTITDDNAASRALFAAFARRRDASHQEADLFVREHFPDEGHEPEVLHRIGPF